The Algoriphagus halophilus sequence GCGTTGGGCAGTCTTAGCCCCAATGCCCTTGACATGCTGGATGGTAGCCACATCTCCAGAAAGAATTGCATGTTCAATTTCTTTGGTATTTAAAGAAGATAAGATCATTAAGCCCGTATTAGGACCTACACCATTGATGGAGATCAATAATAGGAAGAGCCTTTTTTCTGCCTCTTCCTTAAACCCATACAAGGTATGGGCATCTTCTTTTATATGGAGATAGGTGAGGAGCTTGATTTGCTCCTCATCCTTAATGGCACTGTATGTTTGTAATGATATTTTGACATGGTATCCAATCCCTCCAATGTCAATGAGTACATAGGTAGGATCTTTAAATACCAGCCGCCCGTTAAGATAGTCTATCATGATTTTCCATTGGATTGAGCATCTACAACGGCTACCGCTACCATATTTACAATTTCGCGAATGGAACTACCTAATTGGAGTATATGAACAGGCTTGTTCATTCCCAAAAGAATTGGGCCAATAGCTTCGGAATTTCCTAATTCAGCCAAAAGTTTGTAGGCAATATTTCCCGAACTTAAATCAGGGAAAATTAAGGTGTTCGCCTTTTTGTTGATCAATTTAGAGAATGGATACATCTCCTTTTGTATTTCATCATTCAGGGCCACATTGGCTTGCATTTCTCCTTCAATAATCAAGTCAGGATATTTTTCCTTGGCCATGGCTGTTGCCTTAGCCATTTTATCAGGAATATCTCCTTTGGCAGAACCAAAATTGGAATAAGAAAGCACGGCAATTCTTGGTTCAATGTTAAAGAACTTCACTGCCTCAGCGGTCAAGCCTATTATTTCTACCAATTCTTCAGCAGTTGGATTCAAGTTAACCGTGGCGTCAGAAAAGAAATAAGGTCCTTTACTCGTGTTCATGATGTACATCCCTGCTACACGCTTAGTGCCTGGTCTGACTCCAATGGTATGTAAGGAAGGAAGGACAGTTTTAGGATA is a genomic window containing:
- the ruvA gene encoding Holliday junction branch migration protein RuvA encodes the protein MIDYLNGRLVFKDPTYVLIDIGGIGYHVKISLQTYSAIKDEEQIKLLTYLHIKEDAHTLYGFKEEAEKRLFLLLISINGVGPNTGLMILSSLNTKEIEHAILSGDVATIQHVKGIGAKTAQRIILELKDKIGKDVGSDASASQTGFLRSDNKVREEALKALITLGFPKTAAEKNIAAVLKKTTGEISLEELIKASLKTP